CTTACTATTATAGCAAACTGAGCGGTTTTGTCAATATATTTTAGCATTGGAGATTTGGAGATTTGGGATTTGGGGTTAAAGATTTATAGATAAAAAGGAGCCTTTTAATTAGCTATTATTTCTCTTTACATTCTAAGTAATTTATTTTATAATTATTATTGTAAGAAAAATTTTACTATTTTTATGAACAAATTTTATGAACAAAAAAAATTATTCATAACTATTTGCATTTTAGTTATTATTGGTTTAGGTATTTTTTTGTATTGCTATTTTTATTACAGAGGTAATAACGAAAAAATAGTTAATATTATTGAATTTTCTGAAAAGTATAAAAATATAAAGAATATCCAAGTAATTGATGGCAAGCTCATTTTTCAGGCTCGTAACCAAGACAATAACAGTATAATATATTTTGACGGTCGAGAGTATGGAGCCAATTACAGCAACACTGGTAATTTTATTTATAATGTGATTGGAGACGATATCACTTATATTGCCTATAATTATGATGAAGAATCACAAGGAGCTACCTATTTAAATGGAACTAGCTATGTAATCCATGGAGAAAAAGTTATCTACATGGATAATAAAGACTATTATATTGATCCTCATTCGCCATTGATAGATCTTAATGAAAAAATTGCTTTTCAAGTATATAATAGAGAAACAACTAGGAGTCCTGAAAGGGTTGTTCATAAGGATATAGTTATTTATAATGGCCAGGAATATGGTTTAAAATATGATTCTGCGTTTTCCCCTTTTGTAATTGATAATAAATTAGGGTATCAGGCAAAAAATAATGGAAAAGTATTTTTAGTTGTTAATGGCCAGGAATATGGTTTAAAATATGATTCTGCGTCTTCCCCTTTTGAATTTAAAAATAAATTAGGGTATCAGGCAAAAAATAATGGAAAAGTATTTTTAGTTGTTAATGGCCAGGAATATGGTTTAAAATATGATTCTGCGTCTTCCCCTTTTGAATTTAAAAATAAATTAGGATATATTGCGACAAATGATAAAAAACAGTTTTTAGTTATTAACGGAAAAATTGTTACTGAAGAATATGATAATATTAGTTGTGTAAAAATTATAAATAATAAATTAGCCTACGCAGGGCATAATAAAATTGATAACTATTGGAATTCTTTTTTTGTTTATGACAATGAAAAAATAGAAACTAATATTTCAACACATACCGAAGCTAAAAAAGTTGATAGTCGGATATTTGAAGTTAATAAAAAACCAGTTTTTGTTTCTGGTGATGAATTTAATCCATCAATTTTTTATAATAATAAAGAATGGAAACCAAATCATAGAAAATCACATGAGGATTTTACTAAAGAATATTATGAAATTAAAAGCATCGGCGGAAAATTAGCATTTGAAATAAATTATTATAGACATCCTTTTCTAACAATGGATAGTAATACTTCTCTAGGAAGTCTTGTTTATTATAATGGAAAGGAATATGGTACTGAATATGATGAGGCTAATTCACCTTTTGAAGTGGCTGGCCAATTAGGCTATGTCGCTCGGAATGATAATAAAGATTTTCTAGTTATTAACGGAAAAATTTACAGTCCAGAATATTTGCATATAAAATTTGCCCAGGAGATAAACGGAAAATTAGTTTACATTGCCAAAGAAAATTCTAGCGATATTTATTATACAATTTATAAAATAAGAGTAAAATAAAAAAAATCTATTTATTCTTCTCCAAAAGACAAAGCAAAAATACATAAAATCCTGCTTTTGTCTCTTATTATAAATAGAAAAAATTTCAAGCCTTCGTCTCCCTACGGGAGACTCCGGCGGACAAGTCGTGAGACTACGGTTTGTCTTTATATTTAACGACTAATTATCTAGGTTTATCCCATATTAAATATTATATAAGAAAATTTCTAATTTAAATTTTTAAGTTTAATTGTTTATTATTCCGGTTAATATGGAGACGAATTATTTTTAAATATTCTTCTGTAGATTTTAAAACTCTTTTTGTATCTGTCTTGCTTACATTAATATCAACTGTGTATAGCATTTTATTGCGTTTTCGTCTCATTCTATCAAAGATATTTATTAAAGAAGAATATTTTTTACCTAATTTATTTTCGGAAAATTCAATAATATTTTTATGATGGCCCGGTAAACTTCTCGGTCTAACTCCGTAACTTAACAAGAGAGAAAGCGAGGCTTTTAACATTGATTCGTATAATAAATTATAAGCGGCTTCTTCATCTAATCTTATTATTTTCTTAGCACTGGAAAACTTTTTTACGGCACTTTGATAAAATTTAAGAATATTTGCCTCATTGATTTTAGTTTTCCTAAATTTTTTCATTAAATTATCTCAATTTTTTTATCATTCATAATATCTTTTAAAAACGGATCTTTATTTTTTTTCTGGTTAAATTCTTTTTGGGAATAAAGGGTATAATTTATTTCTCTTCTGAATCTTTTTTCTAATTGTTTAATCACATTTTCCAGTTTATCTGATACTGGATAGCCAATAATTAATAAATCAATATCACTAAATTTATCAGATTCTCCCTTAGCGTATGAACCGTAAATATAGGCTTTATCTATATTTTTTATTTCTTGCAAACTTTTTTCCAAGGTTTTTTCCAAACCGGTAGTTTTGTTAATAATACTTTTTATTTCCTTAAAAAGGGGGTAATTTTTATTTAAAGAAAAAAACCGGTTATTACCAACATAGTTACTTTTTAAAATGCCCTCATCCTCAAGATTATTAATATCTTTTTGAAAAACGCCCGGCTCCTTATCTATCATGCGGCTTAATTGGCGCATATAAAACGATTTTTTAGGATTGGCAAAAAAGAGGCCAAGAAGTAAGGATTGATTTTTAGTTAAATTAAAACTCATGGGAATGAAATTAATTGTATGCTATCTACATACAATTGTATGTTATTAGCATACAAAAGTCAAATTCAACTAAAAAAACGACCCGACTTAGGCCGTCCAAAATTTGTCTATTTAAAGCTTATCAAACTGGTGGTTTTTGTTAATAGATGTGTTTTTTTGAGATTGGATATTC
This sequence is a window from Patescibacteria group bacterium. Protein-coding genes within it:
- a CDS encoding nucleotidyltransferase domain-containing protein, translating into MSFNLTKNQSLLLGLFFANPKKSFYMRQLSRMIDKEPGVFQKDINNLEDEGILKSNYVGNNRFFSLNKNYPLFKEIKSIINKTTGLEKTLEKSLQEIKNIDKAYIYGSYAKGESDKFSDIDLLIIGYPVSDKLENVIKQLEKRFRREINYTLYSQKEFNQKKNKDPFLKDIMNDKKIEII